A genomic segment from Gossypium hirsutum isolate 1008001.06 chromosome D04, Gossypium_hirsutum_v2.1, whole genome shotgun sequence encodes:
- the LOC121216239 gene encoding uncharacterized protein, with protein sequence MQSRRKEEHVELSRTVKSRGQHRAAAEAGPHGPYPVSRREVINNRSPPLRGRRSYSPNSLDASRRGGSVRDRMTGSMMGMDSYGQHLGSVTTETARSKSPLREQMRKKPHYEDEGVVHRKYDYVEPVGFDDRTNSRARGVYHGTSRMTKEDYMDNRVSTIDGHVMMSQKLLPVEEINVRGPHRLPQDLGTSLNFSETSGQLPFSSQDINIGQYEHEKFRHRETIPSKKATVMDSYKEDKPMFDSQDVTYSMVEASQSKDFMSTNQLKDFGSTSSGLPRTEFLCSYQDDAPLHVSEEYLRSSRKLTEPVGYNKYDQRPLTDSVRDPESARRNMTLYQQWTNSPSRAEYEDYVYRKPRVIGSNNHGYPVEDVKRMMPSQSRVSYEHASVDYGHIGMPKPNIMHHVVDRIDNTDHSYGSSRKAIIWDDHALQKQISTDYIDMRRSYAPMHGEEYVGSEDAHVAFGRRLPQDYEMSHLDASHNRQLSNLRSDSGYGRGVGPVFQNERMINSSASKYDAEQHRPGLRTKRMEDELDMYSDRILKRKFLMVEDIDRPSSKTIVSRKLHSAGDFGSSYDSEDQIDEDIIGLHASRTKRYGHNEYRKAGRTYDGQEHQGDSELDDWYMSEGSLAHSQRVPIRFYKNSGKYIKGNPGPGSLSWHTSNHNDRRSNLHNQNKVWKRNEDYDEDINANDGDMTEDLVNYAEAELSEDSEEFKQLVHEAFLKYSRKLNLNQSARRRYKEQGNAGSLFCIVCGKSYSKEFMDTQRLVTHAFMSHKVGLRAEHLGLHKAVCVLLGWDSIAPPDTITWVPQVLPEAEALAQKEDLVLWPPIVVIHNISMANNNPQEQKVVPIEGVQAFLRDKGFVGGKITVCLGRPADQSVMVVKFLGTFTGLAMAERLHKYFVENKRGRKEFTSKNKGDEEMGKPDEGEEQLLYGYMGVSEDLDKLDFHNRKWSVVKSKKEILDLANDPVKTDER encoded by the exons ATGCAATCTAGAAGAAAAGAGGAGCATGTTGAACTATCGCGAACTGTTAAGTCGCGTGGTCAACACAGGGCTGCTGCTGAAGCTGGTCCTCATGGCCCTTATCCAGTTTCTCGTCGTGAGGTGATCAATAATCGGTCTCCTCCACTGCGTGGACGGAGGAGCTATAGTCCTAATTCCCTTGATGCGTCTAGGAGGGGGGGCTCAGTTAGGGATCGGATGACCGGATCCATGATGGGGATGGATTCATATGGTCAGCATTTGGGTAGTGTTACAACTGAAACGGCACGATCAAAATCACCCCTACGTGAGCAAATGCGAAAGAAGCCTCATTATGAAGATGAGGGAGTTGTCCATAGAAAATATGATTATGTTGAGCCTGTTGGTTTTGATGATCGTACAAACTCCAGAGCAAGGGGTGTTTATCATGGTACTTCTAGGATGACCAAAGAGGACTATATGGATAACAGAGTTTCAACTATTGATGGGCACGTAATGATGAGCCAGAAATTGTTGCCAGTGGAAGAAATCAATGTAAGAGGGCCACATCGGTTGCCTCAGGATCTAGGTACAAGCCtaaatttttctgaaactagTGGGCAGTTACCATTTTCCTCGCAAGATATTAATATAGGTCAATATGAGCATGAAAAATTTCGGCATCGAGAAACTATACCTTCTAAGAAGGCGACAGTTATGGATTCTTACAAAGAAGACAAACCCATGTTTGACTCCCAGGATGTCACATATAGTATGGTGGAAGCATCGCAATCCAAGGACTTCATGAGCACCAATCAACTTAAGGATTTTGGTAGCACATCTTCTGGTCTCCCTAGGACTGAGTTCCTGTGTTCATATCAGGATGATGCACCCTTACATGTTTCTGAAGAATATCTTAGGAGCAGCAGGAAGCTCACAGAACCGGTGGGATATAATAAATATGATCAAAGGCCACTTACAGATTCTGTGAGAGATCCTGAATCTGCAAGAAGGAATATGACGTTATATCAGCAATGGACAAATAGTCCGAGCAGAGCTGAATATGAGGATTATGTATACAGAAAACCTAGGGTAATAGGAAGTAATAATCATGGGTATCCAGTTGAGGACGTAAAAAGGATGATGCCATCTCAATCTCGAGTTAGCTATGAACATGCATCAGTTGATTATGGTCATATAGGCATGCCAAAACCAAATATTATGCACCATGTTGTAGACAGAATTGATAATACAGATCATTCATATGGAAGTTCAAGAAAGGCCATTATATGGGATGATCATGCTTTGCAAAAGCAGATAAGTACTGACTACATTGATATGCGCAGATCATATGCACCAATGCATGGTGAGGAATATGTGGGTTCGGAAGACGCCCATGTTGCGTTTGGAAGAAGACTACCACAAGATTATGAAATGTCACATTTGGATGCATCCCACAACCGTCAATTATCAAATTTGAGATCTGATTCTGGTTATGGCAGAGGAGTAGGTCCAGTCTTTCAAAATGAAAGAATGATAAATTCTTCTGCATCTAAATATGATGCAGAGCAACATAGACCTGGtctaagaacaaagagaatggaGGACGAGCTTGACATGTACTCAGATAGGATCCTTAAAAGGAAGTTCCTTATGGTGGAAGATATTGATAGGCCAAGTTCTAAAACTATTGTATCCAGAAAATTGCATTCAGCTGGCGACTTTGGCAGTTCATATGACAGTGAGGATCAGATTGATGAAGATATAATTGGTTTACATGCATCTAGGACAAAACGGTATGGCCACAATGAATATAGAAAAGCTGGAAGGACATATGATGGGCAAGAACATCAAGGAGATTCAGAATTGGATGACTGGTATATGTCCGAAGGTTCTTTGGCACATTCGCAAAGGGTTCCAATCAGATTTTACAAAAATAGTGGTAAATATATTAAGGGAAATCCTGGACCTGGTTCTCTTAGCTGGCATACTTCAAATCACAATGACAGAAGAAGTAACCTTCATAACCAAAACAAAGTTTGGAAGAGAAATGAAGATTATGATGAGGATATAAATGCAAATGATGGTGACATGACTGAAGATTTAGTGAATTATGCAGAGGCTGAGCTGTCCGAGGATTCAGAAGAATTTAAGCAATTGGTACATGAAGCATTCTTAAAGTACTCTAGAAAGTTAAATTTGAACCAGTCCGCTCGTAGAAGATACAAGGAGCAAGGAAATGCTGGTAGTTTGTTCTGCATTGTATGTGGAAAAAG CTACTCAAAAGAATTCATGGACACCCAACGCCTGGTGACGCATGCTTTCATGTCTCACAAGGTTGGGTTGAGGGCAGAGCACTTGGGTCTTCACAAAGCAGTATGTGTGTTGCTGGGATGGGACAGCATAGCACCTCCTGACACTATAACATGGGTTCCCCAGGTCTTGCCTGAAGCTGAAGCCTTGGCTCAGAAGGAGGATTTGGTTCTCTGGCCTCCAATTGTGGTCATCCACAACATTTCCATGGCAAATAACAACCCTCAAGAACAGAAGGTTGTTCCAATCGAAGGGGTGCAGGCTTTCCTAAGAG ATAAAGGGTTTGTTGGGGGGAAAATCACGGTGTGCCTGGGGAGGCCTGCAGACCAAAGTGTTATGGTGGTGAAATTCTTAGGCACATTTACTGGACTGGCGATGGCAGAGAGACTTCACAAGTATTTCGTGGAGAATAAGCGAGGGAGAAAGGAATTTACATCAAAAAATAAGGGGGATGAGGAAATGGGAAAACCCGATGAGGGGGAGGAACAACTGCTGTATGGATATATGGGAGTATCAGAGGACTTGGACAAACTTGATTTCCATAACAGGAAATGGAGTGTGGTAAAGAGCAAGAAGGAGATCCTGGACTTGGCTAATGATCCTGTCAAAACTGATGAAAGGTAG
- the LOC121216238 gene encoding pleiotropic drug resistance protein 2, which translates to MASALAGDDLARSMSNRSMSKRSMSRRMSLAPSGSQRGWASASIREAWNSQTDVFQKSGREEDEEELKWAAIERLPTYDRLRKGMLKHVLEEGKVGYEQVDIDNLDVQDKKNLMESVLRVVEEDNERFLLRLRERTDRVGIDVPKIEVRFEHLSIEGDAYLGTRALPTLLNSTLNTIEGVLGLIKLFPSKKRVVNILRDVSGIVKPSRMTLLLGPPGSGKTTLLQALAGKTDTDLRVSGKITYCGHEFHEFIPQRTSAYISQHDLHHGEMTVRETLDFSGRCLGVGTRYELLAELSRREKQAGIKPDPEIDAFMKATAMAGQKTSLGTDYVLKILGMDICSDIMVGDDMRRGISGGQKKRVTTGEMLVGPAKALFMDEISTGLDSSTTFQIVKFMKQMVHIMDVTMIISLLQPAPETYDLFDDIILLSEGKIVYQGPRENVLEFFESVGFKCPERKGVADFLQEVTSKKDQQQYWCRKDEPYRHISVPEFVEHFNSFHIGQKIDDELRVPYDNSKTHPAALVKERYGISNWELFKACFAREWLLMKRNSFVYIFKTTQITIMSVIAFTVFFRTKMKAGQIDNGVKFYGALFFSLINVMFNGMAELALTIFRLPVFFKQRDFMFYPAWAFALPIWVLRIPLSLLESGIWIILTYYTIGFAPGASRFFRQFLAFFGIHQMALSLFRFIAAVGRTQVVANTLGTFSLLVVFVLGGFVVAKDDIKSWMIWGYYISPMSYGQNAIVINEFLDKRWSIPMPFNQSISVGKVLLQSRGMYTEEFWYWICVAALLGFSLLFNLLFIVALTYLNPLGDSKSVILDEGDENKNKKQSSSDGQHNLKSIEMSSPSAASIFEGLDMAMKNTLDNSILSASDQASTKKGMVLPFQPLSLAFDHVSYFVDMPAEMKGQGIEETRLQLLRDVSGAFRPGVLTALVGVSGAGKTTLMDVLAGRKTGGYIEGSISISGYPKNQETFARVSGYCEQNDIHSPHVTVCESLVYSAWLRLPKEVNAETRKMFVEEVMDLVELNPLKNSLVGLPGVDGLSTEQRKRLTIAVELVANPSIIFMDEPTSGLDARAAAIVMRTVRNTVDTGRTVVCTIHQPSIDIFEAFDELFLMKRGGQVIYAGPLGCHSHKLVEYFEAVPGVPKIQEGYNPATWMLEISSTAVEAQLDVDFAEIYANSELYRKNEELIKDLSTPVPGTKDLHFPTTYSQDFFTQCKACFWKQYHSYWRNPQYNGIRFFMTFFVGIIFGVIFWDKGNKIHKQQDLMNLLGAMYSAVLFLGATNTSAVQSVVAIERTVFYRERAAGMYSPLPYAFAQVAIEAIYVSIQTLVYSILLYTMIGFQMEVGRFFMFYYFILMCFMYFTLYGMMLVALTPNHQFAAIIMSFFLSFWNLFSGFLIPRTEIPIWWRWYYWASPVAWTIYGLVTSQVGDKSDMVETTGEIPIAVKDFLEKSLGFDYSFLPAVVAAHIGWVLLFLIVFAYGIKFLNFQRR; encoded by the exons ATGGCATCCGCACTGGCTGGAGATGACCTTGCGAGGTCGATGAGCAACCGGTCAATGAGCAAGAGGTCAATGAGCCGGAGGATGAGTTTGGCCCCTTCGGGAAGCCAACGAGGCTGGGCTTCAGCTAGTATAAGGGAGGCATGGAATAGCCAAACCGATGTGTTCCAAAAAAGTGGCAGGGAAGAAGATGAGGAAGAGCTGAAATGGGCGGCCATTGAAAGGCTGCCTACATATGATCGTCTCAGGAAAGGGATGCTGAAGCATGTTTTGGAAGAAGGGAAAGTTGGATATGAACAAGTTGATATCGATAACCTTGACGTGCAAGACAAGAAGAATCTCATGGAAAGTGTGCTAAGGGTTGTTGAAGAGGATAATGAGAGGTTTCTTCTTAGGCTTAGGGAGAGAACCGACAG GGTGGGAATTGATGTTCCAAAGATTGAAGTTCGGTTCGAGCATTTATCCATTGAAGGAGATGCTTATCTTGGAACTAGAGCCCTTCCAACTTTGCTGAATTCAACCTTGAACACAATTGAG GGAGTTCTTGGATTAATCAAGCTTTTCCCTTCCAAGAAAAGAGTGGTCAATATACTCCGAGATGTCAGTGGAATAGTGAAACCATCAAG GATGACACTGCTTTTAGGACCTCCAGGGTCTGGAAAAACTACATTGCTGCAGGCACTTGCTGGGAAGACCGACACCGATTTAAGG GTATCAGGAAAAATTACTTATTGTGGTCATGAATTTCATGAATTCATCCCTCAAAGGACAAGTGCTTATATAAGTCAACATGACCTTCACCATGGTGAGATGACAGTTAGGGAGACACTCGATTTCTCAGGACGGTGCTTGGGGGTTGGAACTCGATATGAACTCTTGGCAGAGTTGTCAAGGAGGGAGAAACAAGCAGGCATCAAACCAGATCCTGAAATTGATGCATTCATGAAAGCTACTGCAATGGCTGGCCAAAAGACTAGTCTTGGAACTGATTATGTGCTCAAG ATTCTTGGAATGGATATCTGTTCTGATATCATGGTGGGTGATGATATGAGAAGGGGCATATCTGGTGGACAGAAGAAACGTGTAACTACAG GTGAAATGTTGGTTGGACCTGCAAAAGCTCTTTTCATGGATGAGATTTCAACCGGTCTTGATAGTTCTACAACTTTTCAGATTGTAAAGTTTATGAAGCAGATGGTTCATATCATGGATGTAACTATGATTATTTCTCTTCTGCAACCTGCACCAGAAACTTATGACCTTTTCGATGACATTATCTTGCTTTCTGAGGGTAAGATAGTGTACCAAGGACCGAGAGAGAATGTTCTTGAATTCTTTGAAAGTGTGGGATTCAAATGTCCAGAAAGGAAAGGAGTGGCAGATTTCTTACAAGAAGTGACTTCCAAAAAGGACCAACAGCAGTATTGGTGCAGAAAGGACGAACCTTATCGACATATATCTGTACCAGAGTTCGTGGAGCATTTCAACTCTTTCCACATTGGTCAAAAGATTGATGATGAACTTAGAGTTCCATATGATAATTCTAAAACTCATCCAGCAGCTTTGGTGAAAGAAAGATATGGAATCTCAAACTGGGAACTTTTCAAGGCTTGTTTTGCAAGAGAGTGGCTATTGATGAAGCGTAACTCTTTCGTATACATATTCAAGACCACCCAAATTACCATTATGTCTGTCATTGCTTTCACAGTGTTTTTCAGGACAAAAATGAAAGCTGGTCAAATTGACAATGGTGTGAAATTTTATGGTGCACTGTTCTTCAGTCTCATTAATGTAATGTTTAATGGGATGGCTGAGCTTGCACTAACCATATTTAGGCTTCCAGTATTCTTCAAACAaagggatttcatgttttatcCAGCATGGGCATTTGCCTTGCCAATTTGGGTCCTTAGAATTCCCCTTTCTTTACTAGAGTCAGGGATATGGATCATCCTAACATATTACACTATTGGTTTTGCTCCAGGTGCCAGTAG GTTTTTCCGTCAATTCCTAGCGTTCTTTGGCATTCACCAGATGGCACTGTCTCTTTTCCGCTTCATCGCTGCAGTTGGAAGAACACAAGTTGTAGCAAACACACTTGGTACCTTTTCCCTGCTGGTGGTTTTTGTCCTTGGTGGATTTGTTGTCGCTAAAG ATGACATCAAGTCATGGATGATTTGGGGCTATTACATCTCTCCGATGTCATATGGACAAAATGCCATTGTCATCAATGAATTTCTTGACAAAAGATGGAGTATT CCTATGCCATTTAATCAATCCATCTCAGTAGGGAAGGTTCTTCTCCAATCCAGAGGCATGTATACAGAAGAGTTCTGGTATTGGATTTGTGTTGCGGCACTCCTTGGATTTTCTCTGCTTTTTAATCTCTTGTTTATTGTGGCATTAACATATTTGAATC CTCTGGGAGATTCCAAATCTGTTATTTTGGATGAGGGTGATGAGAATAAGAACAAGAAGCAATCATCTTCCGACGGGCAGCATAATTTGAAATCCATAGAAATGAGTTCACCATCAGCTGCTTCAATCTTTGAAG GATTGGATATGGCAATGAAGAATACTCTTGACAACTCAATTCTTAGCGCTTCAGACCAAGCATCTACAAAGAAAGGAATGGTGTTACCTTTCCAACCCTTGTCACTTGCATTTGATCATGTCAGTTACTTCGTTGACATGCCTGCT GAAATGAAAGGCCAAGGAATTGAAGAGACTCGTCTTCAATTACTGCGAGATGTAAGTGGTGCTTTTAGACCTGGTGTCTTAACAGCATTAGTTGGGGTTAGTGGAGCAGGAAAGACCACCTTGATGGATGTCCTAGCAGGAAGAAAAACCGGTGGGTATATTGAAGGAAGTATCAGCATTTCTGGTTATCCGAAGAACCAAGAAACTTTTGCTCGGGTTAGCGGTTATTGTGAACAAAATGATATCCATTCCCCACATGTTACTGTCTGTGAATCGCTTGTGTACTCTGCTTGGCTTCGTCTTCCAAAGGAGGTTAACGCAGAAACACGAAAG ATGTTTGTTGAAGAAGTAATGGATCTGGTAGAGCTTAATCCTCTCAAGAATTCTCTAGTTGGCCTTCCCGGAGTTGATGGCCTGTCAACTGAACAACGAAAAAGGCTCACAATAGCTGTAGAGTTGGTTGCGAATCCATCGATCATCTTCATGGATGAACCAACATCAGGCCTTGATGCTAGAGCAGCAGCCATCGTAATGCGAACTGTGAGAAATACAGTGGATACAGGGAGAACTGTGGTTTGCACAATTCACCAACCAAGCATAGACATATTTGAAGCTTTCGACGAG CTATTCTTGATGAAGAGAGGAGGGCAAGTCATTTATGCCGGACCACTTGGTTGCCATTCTCACAAACTTGTAGAATACTTTGAA GCTGTGCCAGGAGTTCCTAAGATCCAAGAAGGCTACAATCCTGCAACATGGATGTTGGAAATCAGTTCCACTGCTGTTGAGGCTCAGCTTGACGTTGATTTTGCTGAAATTTATGCCAATTCTGAACTTTATAG GAAAAATGAGGAACTTATCAAAGATCTAAGCACCCCAGTGCCTGGAACTAAGGACCTTCACTTCCCAACTACATACTCTCAAGACTTCTTTACTCAATGCAAAGCCTGCTTTTGGAAGCAGTACCACTCATATTGGAGGAACCCCCAATACAACGGCATCCGATTCTTCATGACCTTTTTTGTTGGTATCATATTTGGAGTAATTTTCTGGGACAAAGGAAATAAGAT ACACAAGCAGCAAGATCTGATGAATCTGCTGGGAGCTATGTACTCTGCGGTCCTTTTCCTCGGAGCCACCAACACTTCGGCAGTGCAATCCGTTGTAGCAATCGAAAGAACAGTCTTCTATCGTGAAAGGGCAGCAGGAATGTATTCACCATTGCCTTATGCATTTGCTCAG GTGGCAATTGAGGCAATATATGTTTCAATCCAAACATTGGTATACAGTATACTACTTTACACAATGATAGGATTCCAAATGGAAGTTGGAAGGTTTTTCATGTTTTACTACTTCATATTGATGTGCTTCATGTATTTCACACTCTATGGGATGATGCTTGTAGCTCTTACTCCTAACCATCAATTTGCTGCCATTATCATGTCCTTTTTCCTAAGCTTTTGGAACCTCTTCTCTGGTTTCCTCATCCCTAGGACG GAAATTCCAATATGGTGGAGGTGGTACTACTGGGCATCTCCAGTTGCATGGACAATCTATGGGCTAGTCACATCCCAAGTTGGTGACAAATCAGACATGGTTGAAACAACTGGAGAAATTCCAATAGCAGTGAAAGATTTCCTTGAGAAAAGCCTAGGGTTTGACTATAGCTTCCTTCCAGCAGTTGTTGCAGCCCATATTGGTTGGGTTCTTCTCTTCTTGATTGTGTTTGCCTATGGTATCAAGTTCCTTAACTTCCAAAGGAGATGA